In one Corallococcus sp. EGB genomic region, the following are encoded:
- a CDS encoding bestrophin family protein, which translates to MIVGRMLSWRIILRYAGRPVAVHIAIALAISLGYEVLGARWLSVPALPVSLLAAALGVLLAFRNNSAYERWWEARTIWGGLVNASRTLARQVLTFLPAPRAQRSDGTPEMPSTPSRLVQMAVQPEGPALAPAWSQVGDGAVRDPLGHARDLRGPGEPRGSLATFIHPGRETPRGVITGMHEGIAEDARELVYAQMGFVNALRCHLRRQDPFPDISPFFRPSVLEALRVEQNVPSAILLWMGTRMRRIYSDVDHPEKVYLRVAMDQTLTELTNYLGACERIKNTPLPRQYDILPHAMVRVYLTLLPLGIVTDLGVLTPLVTALIAFLFIAMDAVGRDVENPFENGVSDTPMTALCRTIEINLRQMLGESALPPPLQPKDGLLH; encoded by the coding sequence ATGATCGTCGGTCGGATGCTGTCCTGGCGGATCATCCTCCGCTACGCGGGGCGCCCCGTCGCCGTCCACATCGCCATCGCGCTGGCCATCTCCCTGGGCTACGAGGTCCTGGGCGCCCGGTGGCTGTCGGTGCCGGCGCTGCCGGTGTCGCTGCTGGCCGCGGCGCTGGGCGTGCTGCTCGCCTTCCGCAACAACTCCGCCTACGAGCGCTGGTGGGAGGCGCGCACCATCTGGGGCGGCCTGGTGAATGCGTCGCGGACGCTCGCCCGGCAGGTCCTCACGTTCCTCCCCGCGCCCCGCGCGCAGCGCAGTGACGGCACCCCGGAGATGCCCTCCACCCCATCCCGCCTGGTGCAGATGGCCGTGCAGCCGGAGGGGCCCGCGCTGGCACCCGCCTGGTCCCAGGTGGGGGACGGCGCGGTACGGGACCCCCTTGGCCACGCGCGCGACCTGCGCGGACCGGGCGAGCCTCGCGGAAGCCTGGCCACGTTCATCCACCCGGGCAGGGAGACGCCCCGGGGCGTCATCACCGGCATGCACGAGGGCATCGCCGAGGATGCGCGCGAGCTCGTGTATGCGCAGATGGGCTTCGTGAACGCGCTGCGGTGCCACCTGCGGCGGCAGGACCCCTTCCCGGACATCAGCCCGTTCTTCCGGCCGTCCGTGCTGGAGGCGCTGCGCGTCGAACAGAACGTGCCCTCGGCCATCCTCCTGTGGATGGGCACGCGCATGCGCCGCATCTACAGCGACGTCGACCACCCGGAGAAGGTCTACCTGCGCGTGGCGATGGACCAGACGCTCACGGAGCTCACCAACTACCTGGGCGCGTGCGAGCGCATCAAGAACACCCCCCTGCCCCGGCAGTACGACATCCTTCCGCACGCCATGGTGCGCGTGTACCTCACGCTGCTGCCCCTGGGCATCGTCACCGACCTGGGCGTGCTCACGCCGCTGGTCACCGCCCTCATCGCGTTCCTCTTCATCGCCATGGACGCGGTGGGCCGCGACGTGGAGAACCCCTTCGAGAACGGCGTCAGCGACACGCCCATGACGGCGCTGTGCCGCACCATCGAGATCAACCTGCGGCAGATGCTGGGCGAGTCCGCGCTGCCCCCTCCCCTCCAGCCCAAGGACGGCCTGCTGCACTGA
- a CDS encoding nitrilase-related carbon-nitrogen hydrolase, with translation MTWGLALLAGLLQGAAFLGPAAQPLAWVGVACVAAAVHRAPGGLRAAGMLALAALARQVVALHWWVGTARHFAPGVAGAALTLAALGWAMTAAASQVPAMAWVLTPARRVPPRFWLPFAWAAGEAVAELTCGFSMTQLLHSQWAQPAVLNALAFVGWGPLLLLCLYASASVGEAASRRDLRLLTPAGLVLGALACAPATAPLDDALSGVGVVHLASSAHLPRQVPEGTSLLVWPESTVRGNQRLPEGALPHPVPLAAFADTQLPVAGIAGLTLRTEGHYLNAAGAFDAEGRLTQSRGKAVLVPVGERAFLGLRGSGEPLTPGTAVPRLSVAGRSVVPLICYEAFSRPTALQGQAAGGTLLAVLASDLPLVGSHFAQEQAVGAVILRAVEQHLPAVRASLAGPAVIVSSDGRVLARSEPGTSGVLTLEKRAPTYSPAVTSTVPNPSTVSRTWSPGFIR, from the coding sequence ATGACCTGGGGCCTCGCGCTGCTCGCGGGACTGTTGCAGGGCGCGGCCTTCCTCGGCCCCGCCGCGCAGCCCCTGGCGTGGGTGGGCGTCGCGTGCGTGGCGGCGGCCGTGCACCGCGCGCCGGGCGGCCTTCGCGCCGCGGGCATGCTCGCGCTGGCGGCGCTGGCGCGGCAGGTGGTGGCGCTGCACTGGTGGGTGGGGACCGCGCGCCACTTCGCGCCGGGCGTCGCCGGGGCCGCGCTCACGCTGGCGGCGCTGGGGTGGGCCATGACAGCGGCGGCCTCGCAGGTGCCGGCGATGGCGTGGGTCCTGACGCCCGCGCGCCGGGTGCCGCCGCGCTTCTGGCTGCCCTTCGCCTGGGCGGCGGGCGAGGCCGTGGCGGAGCTCACCTGCGGCTTCTCCATGACGCAGCTGCTGCACTCGCAGTGGGCACAGCCCGCGGTGCTGAATGCCCTCGCGTTCGTGGGCTGGGGGCCCCTGCTCCTCTTGTGTCTCTATGCTTCCGCCAGCGTGGGCGAGGCGGCGTCGCGGCGCGACCTCCGGTTGCTGACGCCAGCGGGGCTCGTCCTGGGCGCGCTCGCGTGTGCGCCCGCGACCGCCCCCCTGGACGACGCGCTCTCGGGCGTGGGCGTGGTGCATCTGGCCTCGTCGGCGCACCTGCCGCGCCAGGTGCCCGAGGGCACGTCGCTGCTCGTGTGGCCGGAGAGCACGGTGCGTGGCAACCAACGGCTGCCCGAGGGCGCCCTGCCCCACCCGGTGCCCCTGGCCGCCTTCGCGGACACGCAGCTGCCCGTGGCGGGCATCGCGGGCCTCACGCTGCGCACGGAAGGGCACTACCTCAACGCCGCGGGCGCCTTCGACGCGGAGGGGCGCCTCACGCAGAGCCGGGGCAAGGCCGTGCTCGTCCCGGTGGGCGAGCGCGCCTTCCTGGGCCTGCGCGGAAGCGGTGAGCCCCTGACACCGGGCACCGCCGTTCCCCGGCTGTCCGTCGCGGGACGGAGCGTCGTGCCCCTCATCTGCTACGAGGCCTTCAGCCGCCCCACCGCGCTCCAGGGACAGGCCGCGGGAGGCACCCTGCTGGCCGTGCTCGCCAGCGACCTGCCGCTGGTGGGCAGCCACTTCGCGCAGGAGCAGGCCGTGGGGGCGGTCATCCTGCGCGCCGTGGAGCAGCACCTGCCCGCGGTGCGCGCGTCGCTCGCGGGCCCGGCCGTCATCGTCTCCTCCGACGGGCGGGTGCTGGCCCGGAGCGAGCCGGGCACCAGCGGCGTCCTCACGCTGGAGAAGCGCGCGCCGACCTACTCCCCCGCCGTCACCTCCACCGTGCCCAACCCGTCCACGGTGAGCCGCACGTGGTCGCCGGGCTTCATCAGGTAG